One stretch of Tenacibaculum sp. MAR_2010_89 DNA includes these proteins:
- a CDS encoding 3'-5' exonuclease: protein MLNKLALQNVLFLDIETVPQYEGWNQVSENEQELYALKTKYQRKEEFSPEDFYDKAGIWAEFGKIICISVGYFIIKNNKNQLRVTSFYGDDETILLKDFKKLLDKHFNLKKHLLCAHNGKEFDFPYIARRMVVHQIPLPDMLNLFGKKPWEVNHIDTLELWKFGDYKHYTSLKLLTHILGIPSPKEDIDGSEVANVYYKEKNLKRIVEYCERDTIAVAQLILRFCNKPLLDDTAIVKV, encoded by the coding sequence ATGTTAAATAAGTTAGCGTTACAAAATGTATTATTTTTAGATATTGAAACAGTACCTCAATATGAAGGGTGGAATCAAGTATCTGAAAACGAACAAGAATTATATGCTTTAAAAACGAAGTATCAACGAAAGGAAGAGTTTTCTCCTGAAGATTTTTATGATAAAGCAGGTATATGGGCAGAATTTGGTAAAATAATTTGCATTTCAGTTGGGTACTTTATTATTAAAAATAATAAAAACCAACTAAGAGTTACTTCATTTTATGGAGATGATGAAACTATACTGTTGAAAGATTTTAAAAAATTATTAGATAAGCATTTTAACTTAAAAAAACATCTTTTGTGTGCTCATAATGGAAAAGAATTTGATTTTCCATATATCGCTAGACGAATGGTTGTGCACCAAATTCCATTACCAGATATGCTTAACTTATTTGGAAAAAAACCATGGGAAGTTAACCATATTGACACACTGGAATTATGGAAATTTGGTGACTACAAACACTATACCTCTTTAAAACTATTAACACATATTTTAGGAATACCTTCACCAAAAGAAGATATTGACGGAAGTGAAGTTGCTAATGTGTATTATAAAGAGAAAAATTTAAAACGAATTGTTGAGTATTGTGAACGTGATACTATTGCAGTTGCCCAACTAATACTTCGTTTTTGTAATAAACCGTTATTAGACGATACAGCTATTGTAAAAGTTTAA
- a CDS encoding response regulator transcription factor, which translates to MNTSDIKILLVDDEPDILEIVGYNLKSEGYQVFTANNGAEAVKTAKKVNPHLILLDIMMPEMDGIEACEKIRNIKSLENVIISFLTARGEDYSQVAGFDAGADDYITKPVKPKVLVSKVKSLLRRLKTEEKADSTTKIGDIVINRDEYVVFKGDVKISLPRKEFELFSLLTSKPGKVFKREVILDSVWGNEVVVGGRTIDVHIRKLREKIGDDYFKTVKGVGYKFVLEELDN; encoded by the coding sequence ATGAATACTAGCGATATTAAGATTTTATTAGTTGATGATGAACCAGATATTTTAGAAATAGTTGGTTATAACTTAAAATCTGAAGGATATCAAGTTTTTACCGCAAACAATGGTGCTGAAGCAGTTAAAACGGCAAAAAAAGTAAATCCCCATCTAATATTATTAGATATTATGATGCCTGAAATGGATGGTATAGAAGCCTGTGAAAAAATTAGAAATATAAAATCTCTTGAAAACGTTATTATCTCCTTTTTAACCGCTAGAGGTGAAGATTATTCTCAAGTTGCTGGTTTTGATGCTGGTGCTGATGATTATATTACAAAACCAGTAAAACCAAAGGTGTTGGTTAGTAAGGTAAAGTCTTTACTTCGTCGTTTAAAAACAGAAGAAAAAGCTGATTCAACTACTAAAATTGGAGATATTGTTATTAACAGAGATGAATATGTTGTTTTTAAAGGTGATGTTAAAATTTCATTACCAAGAAAAGAATTTGAACTATTCTCTTTATTAACTTCAAAACCTGGAAAAGTATTCAAAAGAGAAGTTATTTTAGATAGCGTTTGGGGAAATGAGGTTGTTGTAGGTGGAAGAACAATTGATGTTCATATTAGAAAACTACGTGAAAAAATTGGTGATGATTATTTTAAAACTGTAAAAGGTGTTGGTTATAAATTTGTTTTAGAAGAACTAGATAACTAA
- a CDS encoding cell wall metabolism sensor histidine kinase WalK gives MKIKKTYKYALWSALYLTLLSIIFAALSYLLFYNFIGGITIIIFGILFFIISFFIIQYRTEHFIYQRIKKLYEDISVLDINDLKRKKVTTDIEALTKTVQEYVEGKSEEIAHLTQRDSFRRDFLGNVAHELKTPLFTVQGYILTLIEGAADDQEIRTKYLERANKGVERLTSIIKDLDMIAKLETEGMKMNIEPFNILELIQNVFDLFEMKAKKRNIKLKFDKLYEFPFFVKGDVERIEQVLINLVVNSIKYGKVGGVTTVSIESYNPNKFIIKVIDDGEGIKQEHLSRLFERFYRVDQSRSREQGGSGLGLSIVKHIIEAHGETILLKSNYGEGSEFSFTLEKAM, from the coding sequence ATGAAAATAAAAAAAACATATAAATACGCCCTTTGGTCAGCGCTATATTTAACTCTACTCTCAATAATTTTTGCTGCGCTTTCTTATCTTTTATTTTATAATTTCATAGGTGGTATTACCATTATTATTTTTGGAATTCTTTTTTTTATAATCTCTTTTTTTATCATTCAATATAGAACAGAGCATTTTATATATCAAAGAATAAAAAAATTATATGAAGATATTTCTGTATTAGATATTAATGATTTAAAACGAAAAAAAGTTACAACAGATATCGAAGCTTTAACAAAAACTGTACAAGAATATGTTGAAGGAAAAAGTGAAGAAATTGCTCATTTAACACAAAGAGATTCTTTTAGAAGAGATTTTTTAGGAAATGTAGCTCATGAATTAAAGACACCTCTTTTTACCGTTCAGGGATATATTTTAACCTTAATAGAAGGTGCTGCTGATGATCAAGAGATTAGAACAAAATACCTAGAAAGAGCTAATAAAGGAGTAGAAAGATTAACCTCTATTATTAAAGATTTAGATATGATTGCTAAGCTTGAAACTGAGGGAATGAAAATGAATATTGAGCCTTTTAATATTTTAGAATTAATACAAAACGTTTTTGATTTGTTTGAAATGAAAGCAAAAAAACGTAACATTAAACTAAAGTTTGATAAACTATATGAGTTTCCATTTTTTGTAAAAGGTGATGTTGAACGTATTGAACAAGTGTTAATTAATTTAGTAGTTAACTCTATTAAATATGGTAAAGTAGGTGGAGTAACAACAGTTAGTATAGAAAGTTATAATCCAAACAAGTTTATTATAAAAGTTATTGACGACGGTGAAGGAATTAAGCAAGAACATTTATCACGTTTATTTGAACGTTTTTATAGAGTTGATCAAAGCCGTTCTAGAGAACAAGGTGGCTCAGGTTTAGGGTTATCAATTGTTAAACATATAATTGAAGCACATGGTGAAACTATACTTTTAAAAAGTAATTATGGTGAAGGCTCAGAGTTTTCTTTTACTTTAGAAAAAGCAATGTGA
- a CDS encoding patatin-like phospholipase family protein, protein MRKILFLLLIPTFLFAQEQPKIGLVLSGGGAKGFAHVGVLKQLEKAGVQVDYVGGTSMGAIIGGLYSAGYSANQIEKIIEGADFMSLLQDKVSRNNKPFFMKQHGEKYAISLPIKKGGVGLPLGLSKGQNVLNFLTELLAPVDNVNDFSKLPIPFYCIATNIETGKEVILEKGSLPLALRASGAFPSLLNPVDIDGKLLVDGGVVNNFPVDIMKTKNMDLIIGVNVQGELLKRKELESVASILLQIINFQMYEKADEQVKLLDICLKPNILEYSVISFDKKQEILTEGIRVAKPYKVVFDSIAKLQKAKKRRPQLKFSNDKILVDRIIIKGNKNYTNNYILGKLQLKEGDSVSYNDISKKISSLTATKNFERIDYHFEKSFKGKKLELKVKEDNIKSFLRFGLHYDLLYKSAVLLNYSHKKLLKQNDEFSFDVGIGDRIRYNLNYFIDNGLLPSYGFSSRYNSFRGAFLFNDAVINRINIRYIDFTNAVHLQTTVDKKFAFGIGLENKKIKITSETILTNDKETVFDNSNYVNAFTFLKLDTYNKKMFPTSGFYADVDFKWFIWSDRNENINQKEIVLTNKYSQFSQLSGTLGFAKTFYDKLTFQYTSEAGYTLGNVASGIFDFNLGGYNKNYINNFKSFYGYEIGALSNQSFLKSEFNFRYSVFDKQYATFIANYARVENDIFADGKLFKNTKSGYALGYSVETLLGPVEIKYSWSPDHKEKYWLFNLGFWF, encoded by the coding sequence ATGAGAAAAATACTTTTTTTATTACTTATTCCAACTTTTTTATTTGCTCAAGAGCAACCAAAAATCGGATTAGTTTTAAGTGGAGGTGGAGCAAAAGGGTTTGCCCATGTTGGTGTACTTAAACAACTAGAAAAGGCAGGAGTACAAGTTGACTATGTTGGAGGTACTAGTATGGGAGCAATTATTGGTGGGTTATATTCGGCTGGTTATTCTGCAAATCAAATTGAAAAAATTATTGAAGGGGCAGATTTTATGTCGTTACTTCAAGATAAAGTAAGTAGAAATAACAAACCATTTTTTATGAAACAACATGGTGAAAAGTATGCTATTTCACTACCTATAAAAAAAGGAGGAGTTGGATTGCCTTTAGGATTATCAAAAGGACAAAATGTACTTAATTTTTTAACTGAATTATTAGCTCCTGTTGATAATGTCAATGATTTTTCAAAACTACCAATTCCGTTTTATTGTATTGCAACAAATATTGAAACTGGTAAAGAAGTTATTCTTGAAAAAGGATCTTTGCCCCTAGCTCTTAGAGCAAGCGGAGCTTTTCCTTCGTTATTAAATCCGGTAGATATTGATGGTAAATTATTAGTTGATGGTGGTGTTGTAAATAATTTCCCTGTTGATATTATGAAAACTAAAAACATGGACCTTATTATTGGAGTGAATGTTCAAGGTGAATTATTAAAGAGAAAAGAATTAGAGTCGGTAGCTTCTATTTTATTACAAATCATTAATTTTCAGATGTATGAAAAAGCTGATGAGCAGGTAAAATTGTTAGATATTTGTTTAAAACCTAATATTTTAGAATACAGTGTTATTTCTTTTGATAAAAAGCAAGAAATTTTAACAGAGGGAATTCGTGTAGCAAAACCTTATAAAGTTGTTTTTGATAGCATTGCTAAATTGCAAAAAGCAAAGAAAAGAAGACCTCAATTAAAATTTTCTAACGATAAAATATTAGTTGATAGAATAATTATTAAAGGGAATAAAAATTATACAAATAACTATATTTTAGGAAAGCTACAGTTAAAAGAAGGTGATAGTGTTTCATATAATGATATTTCAAAAAAAATTAGCTCATTAACAGCTACTAAAAACTTTGAAAGAATAGATTATCATTTTGAAAAATCATTTAAAGGAAAAAAGTTAGAACTTAAAGTTAAAGAAGATAATATTAAATCTTTTTTACGTTTTGGGTTGCATTATGATTTGTTGTACAAATCGGCAGTTTTATTAAATTATAGTCATAAAAAATTATTAAAGCAAAATGATGAGTTTTCTTTTGATGTAGGAATTGGTGATAGAATTCGTTATAATTTAAATTATTTTATAGATAATGGGTTATTGCCTAGTTATGGTTTTTCTTCAAGATACAATTCTTTTAGAGGAGCTTTTCTATTTAATGATGCTGTTATTAATAGAATTAACATTAGATATATAGATTTTACAAACGCTGTTCATTTACAAACTACAGTTGATAAAAAGTTTGCTTTTGGTATTGGATTAGAGAACAAAAAAATTAAAATAACTTCAGAAACAATTTTAACGAATGATAAAGAAACTGTTTTTGATAATAGTAATTATGTAAATGCTTTTACATTTTTAAAGTTAGACACTTATAATAAAAAAATGTTCCCAACAAGTGGATTTTATGCTGATGTAGATTTTAAATGGTTTATTTGGTCTGATAGAAATGAAAATATTAATCAAAAAGAGATTGTATTAACAAATAAATATAGTCAGTTTTCACAGTTGTCAGGAACTTTAGGTTTTGCAAAAACTTTTTACGACAAGCTTACTTTTCAATATACATCAGAAGCTGGATATACATTAGGAAACGTAGCTTCAGGAATATTTGATTTTAACTTAGGGGGATACAATAAAAATTATATTAATAATTTTAAATCTTTTTACGGTTATGAAATAGGTGCTCTAAGTAATCAATCTTTTTTAAAATCAGAATTTAATTTTAGATACAGTGTTTTTGATAAACAATACGCAACATTTATAGCAAATTATGCACGTGTTGAAAATGATATTTTTGCTGACGGTAAGCTATTTAAAAACACAAAATCTGGTTACGCTTTAGGTTATAGTGTAGAAACGCTTTTAGGACCTGTAGAAATCAAGTATTCTTGGTCTCCAGATCATAAAGAAAAATATTGGTTATTTAACTTAGGTTTTTGGTTTTAA
- the uvrC gene encoding excinuclease ABC subunit UvrC: MPTALELQVKTLPDSPGVYQYFDKDDVIIYVGKAKNLKKRVSSYFTKNHDNGKTRILVKKIVRIEHVVVDTETDALLLENNLIKKYKPRYNILLKDDKSYPWICIKKERFPRIFSTRRVIKDGSEYFGPYTNVKTVYALLDLIKELYPLRTCNYDLHETKINADKYKVCLEYHLGNCKGPCEGLQTEENYLRDIKAIRDIIKGNFKESLEQFHQIMLDFATDMKFEEAQKIKEKLDSLQNYQAKSTIVNPSINNVDIFSIISDETHGYANFFKVMNGAIVQSYTTEIKKKLDETDKELLELFIIETRQRFNSLSREIYVPFKVNLGEHIKVTVPKLGDKKRIVELSERNAKYYRQEQFKQIKIVDPERHVKRIMGQMQKDLRLHEEPRHIECFDNSNIQGTHPVAACVVFKDGKPSKKEYRHFNIKTVEGPDDFASMEEVVYRRYKRLLEEEKSLPQLIVIDGGKGQLSSALKSLDILGLRGKIAIIGIAKRLEEIYYPGDSVPLYLDKKSESLKIIQYLRNEAHRFGITFHRNKRSKSAIQSELEEIPDIGKQTITNLLRTFKSAKRVKSANLDELKEVVGLSRAQKIYQYYHKK; encoded by the coding sequence ATGCCTACAGCTTTAGAATTACAAGTTAAAACACTACCAGATTCACCCGGAGTATATCAGTATTTTGATAAGGATGATGTTATTATATACGTGGGTAAAGCTAAAAATTTAAAGAAGCGAGTATCATCTTATTTTACTAAGAATCACGACAATGGAAAAACACGAATTTTAGTAAAGAAAATTGTACGAATTGAACATGTTGTAGTTGATACGGAAACTGATGCGTTACTTTTAGAAAATAACCTAATTAAAAAATACAAACCTCGATATAATATTTTATTAAAAGATGATAAATCATATCCATGGATTTGTATTAAAAAAGAGCGTTTTCCACGAATATTTTCTACTCGTAGGGTAATTAAAGATGGATCTGAATATTTTGGACCCTATACAAATGTTAAAACCGTATATGCTTTATTAGACTTAATTAAAGAGTTATATCCGCTTCGAACGTGTAATTATGATTTGCATGAAACTAAAATTAATGCAGATAAATATAAAGTTTGTTTAGAATATCATTTAGGAAACTGTAAAGGACCTTGTGAGGGGCTACAAACTGAAGAAAACTATTTGCGAGATATTAAAGCAATTAGAGATATTATTAAAGGTAATTTTAAAGAAAGTTTAGAACAATTTCATCAAATAATGCTTGATTTTGCAACTGACATGAAATTTGAAGAAGCTCAAAAAATTAAAGAAAAATTAGATTCTTTACAAAATTACCAAGCAAAATCTACAATCGTTAATCCATCGATTAATAATGTAGATATATTTTCTATTATTTCTGATGAAACTCATGGTTATGCTAACTTTTTTAAGGTTATGAACGGTGCTATAGTGCAGTCGTATACCACAGAAATAAAGAAGAAGTTAGATGAAACAGATAAAGAATTACTGGAGTTATTTATTATTGAAACTCGCCAACGATTTAATTCATTATCAAGGGAAATATATGTGCCTTTTAAAGTGAATCTAGGAGAGCATATAAAAGTTACAGTTCCTAAGTTAGGTGATAAAAAACGGATAGTTGAGTTATCAGAAAGAAATGCAAAATATTACCGTCAAGAACAGTTTAAACAAATTAAAATTGTAGATCCTGAGCGTCATGTAAAACGTATTATGGGACAAATGCAAAAAGATTTACGATTACATGAAGAGCCAAGACATATTGAATGTTTTGATAATTCAAATATTCAAGGAACTCATCCGGTTGCTGCTTGCGTTGTGTTTAAAGATGGAAAGCCTAGCAAAAAAGAGTACCGTCACTTTAATATAAAAACGGTTGAAGGACCTGATGATTTTGCTTCAATGGAAGAAGTAGTATACCGAAGATATAAACGTTTATTAGAAGAAGAAAAATCATTACCACAGTTAATAGTAATTGATGGTGGAAAAGGACAGTTATCATCTGCTTTAAAGAGTTTAGATATTTTAGGGTTAAGAGGAAAAATAGCTATTATTGGTATTGCTAAACGTTTAGAAGAAATCTATTATCCAGGTGATAGTGTTCCTTTGTATTTAGATAAAAAATCAGAATCTCTTAAAATTATTCAATACTTACGAAACGAAGCACACCGTTTTGGAATTACTTTTCATCGTAACAAGCGAAGTAAAAGTGCTATACAATCAGAATTAGAAGAAATACCAGATATTGGTAAACAAACCATTACTAATTTATTACGTACATTTAAATCAGCAAAAAGAGTTAAAAGCGCTAATTTAGATGAATTAAAAGAAGTGGTTGGCTTGTCTAGAGCTCAAAAAATTTACCAGTATTATCATAAAAAATAA